The following are from one region of the Mycolicibacterium diernhoferi genome:
- a CDS encoding TetR/AcrR family transcriptional regulator, with the protein MSDPIRLLRLLWDPDRPVGRSGLSLSAIVDAGRAIARVDGAAAVTIRRVATALNAAPMSLYSHVPGKAELLALMVDAHAGDLYVDGNLPAAQDDWRSAALFVAERNYDAAVAEPWTLDIPADRLVPGPGATAKYEAELAAFDGIGLTDVQMDHALAGLLGLASAMARNQVGLERARAASFRDDNQWWQQVSPALAEAMRGREFPLASRVGTAAAVAADAAADPRAALVYTAELLLDGLDRTR; encoded by the coding sequence GTGAGCGACCCGATACGGCTCCTGCGCCTGCTGTGGGACCCGGATCGCCCGGTCGGGCGATCCGGGTTGTCGCTGAGTGCGATCGTCGACGCCGGCCGCGCGATCGCCCGGGTCGACGGGGCGGCAGCGGTCACCATTCGTCGCGTGGCGACGGCACTGAACGCGGCTCCGATGAGCCTGTACTCACATGTGCCGGGTAAGGCGGAGTTGCTGGCGCTGATGGTGGATGCGCATGCCGGCGACCTTTATGTCGACGGTAATCTTCCAGCCGCACAGGATGATTGGCGCAGCGCCGCGTTGTTCGTCGCCGAACGCAACTACGACGCCGCGGTGGCCGAGCCATGGACGCTGGACATTCCGGCCGACCGGTTGGTGCCGGGTCCGGGCGCGACCGCCAAGTACGAGGCCGAACTCGCCGCCTTCGACGGCATCGGTCTGACCGATGTGCAGATGGACCATGCGTTGGCCGGGTTGCTCGGGCTCGCGTCGGCCATGGCGCGCAACCAGGTCGGACTGGAACGGGCCCGCGCGGCCAGTTTCCGTGACGACAATCAGTGGTGGCAGCAGGTGTCCCCGGCCCTGGCGGAAGCCATGCGGGGCCGCGAGTTCCCGCTCGCATCCCGGGTGGGGACGGCGGCCGCCGTGGCCGCCGACGCCGCGGCGGATCCGCGGGCGGCGCTGGTCTACACGGCCGAACTGCTGCTGGACGGGCTGGATCGGACGCGTTGA
- a CDS encoding DUF5701 family protein, whose amino-acid sequence MSLLHQLDLLLAAGVAEAAAVSADELRGYAAVLPDGPDVVLAVHPRLASARALAALLRHDGRTGFVVSDMTDLDEFVPTGGVCIPDAPLYLVHDVDRGDDMRNWSPDESLPALQQRGRTPLTINEGISWLLQEPKQLEPNHCFMTIASRKPKPRGLDARTPAIWISGGTGRDGTDRRGAPKVGWCWAGNRHLAGHGLGITAQP is encoded by the coding sequence ATGTCCCTATTGCATCAACTGGACCTGCTACTGGCCGCCGGTGTCGCCGAAGCCGCCGCCGTCAGCGCCGATGAACTACGCGGCTACGCGGCCGTGCTACCGGACGGACCCGATGTCGTCCTCGCGGTACATCCCCGGCTCGCGTCGGCCCGCGCGCTCGCCGCGCTGCTGCGTCATGACGGCCGGACCGGCTTCGTCGTGAGCGACATGACCGATCTGGACGAGTTCGTGCCGACCGGCGGAGTCTGCATCCCGGACGCTCCGTTGTACCTGGTCCACGACGTCGACCGCGGCGACGACATGCGCAACTGGAGTCCGGACGAGTCGCTTCCCGCGCTACAACAACGCGGACGGACGCCACTGACCATCAACGAAGGGATCAGTTGGCTGCTTCAGGAGCCGAAGCAGCTCGAACCCAACCACTGCTTCATGACCATCGCATCCCGCAAGCCCAAACCCCGCGGTCTCGACGCCAGGACCCCGGCGATCTGGATCAGCGGCGGGACGGGTCGCGATGGGACCGACCGCCGCGGCGCCCCGAAGGTCGGCTGGTGCTGGGCGGGAAACCGGCACCTGGCTGGGCATGGCCTCGGCATCACGGCGCAGCCCTAG